A genome region from Musa acuminata AAA Group cultivar baxijiao chromosome BXJ3-5, Cavendish_Baxijiao_AAA, whole genome shotgun sequence includes the following:
- the LOC135637607 gene encoding OVARIAN TUMOR DOMAIN-containing deubiquitinating enzyme 4-like isoform X2: MFSYTSPLWLTRSNSSSLCSRSSLFRQRHTVVSLSKSFRSSSTNLRRPRCRFPSFTLSKHKGSILQRNMDTSMRLSGGKFHLASTTRCRSGASLGLYLCFTTSGPVYAEASRGRTSKNDGNSTGYSHGKKIYTDYSITGIPGDGRCLFRSVMHGACLRSGKLPPDEKLQRELADELRARVADEFVKRRAETEWFVEGDFDTYVSTIRKPHVWGGEPELFMASHVLEMPITVYMLDEDAGGLIAIAEYGQEYGKDDPICVLYHGFGHYEALQIPGRKGSRSRL, translated from the exons ATGTTTAGCTATACGTCTCCTCTGTGGTTGACCCGATCCAATTCCAGCAGTCTATGCTCTCGTTCCAGCCTGTTCCGACAAAGACATACAGTTGTGTCATTATCCAAGTCTTTTCGTTCTTCCTCTACTAATCTTCGAAGACCTAGATGTAGATTTCCTTCTTTTACTCTTTCCAAACATAAAGGAAGTATTCTTCAGCGAAACATGGACACCTCAATGAGATTGTCTGGGGGCAAATTTCATCTTGCATCAACGACAAGGTGTCGAA GTGGCGCTTCGCTTGGGCTTTATTTGTGCTTTACGACTTCAGGACCAGTATATGCTGAAGCTTCCAGGGGAAGAACTAGCAAGAATGATGGAAACAGCACTGGATATTCTCATGGAAAAAAAATTTATACTGATTATTCCATTACTG GCATCCCAGGAGATGGAAGATGCTTATTCCGTTCAGTGATGCATGGGGCATGTCTCAGGTCTGGCAAGCTACCGCCAGATGAGAAACTTCAGAGAGAATTAGCAGATGAATTGAGGGCCAGG GTTGCTGATGAATTTGTTAAGAGGCGAGCAGAGACTGAATG GTTTGTTGAGGGTGACTTTGATACTTATGTATCTACAATTAGGAAGCCACATGTCTGGGGAGGTGAGCCTGAATTATTCATGGCGTCACATGTTCTTGA AATgccaatcacagtttatatgctgGATGAGGATGCTGGTGGTTTAATAGCAATAGCAGAGTATGGCCAAGAATATGGGAAGGACGATCCAATTTGTGTTCTTTATCATGGCTTTGGTCATTACGAAGCCCTACAAATTCCTGGACGAAAAGGTTCAAGATCTAGATTGTAG
- the LOC135637607 gene encoding OVARIAN TUMOR DOMAIN-containing deubiquitinating enzyme 4-like isoform X1: MFSYTSPLWLTRSNSSSLCSRSSLFRQRHTVVSLSKSFRSSSTNLRRPRCRFPSFTLSKHKGSILQRNMDTSMRLSGGKFHLASTTRCRSMSLSLSLPSHEKFSGVSWNTRNLPLVAGGASLGLYLCFTTSGPVYAEASRGRTSKNDGNSTGYSHGKKIYTDYSITGIPGDGRCLFRSVMHGACLRSGKLPPDEKLQRELADELRARVADEFVKRRAETEWFVEGDFDTYVSTIRKPHVWGGEPELFMASHVLEMPITVYMLDEDAGGLIAIAEYGQEYGKDDPICVLYHGFGHYEALQIPGRKGSRSRL, translated from the exons ATGTTTAGCTATACGTCTCCTCTGTGGTTGACCCGATCCAATTCCAGCAGTCTATGCTCTCGTTCCAGCCTGTTCCGACAAAGACATACAGTTGTGTCATTATCCAAGTCTTTTCGTTCTTCCTCTACTAATCTTCGAAGACCTAGATGTAGATTTCCTTCTTTTACTCTTTCCAAACATAAAGGAAGTATTCTTCAGCGAAACATGGACACCTCAATGAGATTGTCTGGGGGCAAATTTCATCTTGCATCAACGACAAGGTGTCGAAGTATGAGTTTGAGCCTTTCTTTGCCATCACATGAGAAGTTCTCGGGAGTCTCTTGGAATACTAGAAACTTACCATTGGTAGCAGGTGGCGCTTCGCTTGGGCTTTATTTGTGCTTTACGACTTCAGGACCAGTATATGCTGAAGCTTCCAGGGGAAGAACTAGCAAGAATGATGGAAACAGCACTGGATATTCTCATGGAAAAAAAATTTATACTGATTATTCCATTACTG GCATCCCAGGAGATGGAAGATGCTTATTCCGTTCAGTGATGCATGGGGCATGTCTCAGGTCTGGCAAGCTACCGCCAGATGAGAAACTTCAGAGAGAATTAGCAGATGAATTGAGGGCCAGG GTTGCTGATGAATTTGTTAAGAGGCGAGCAGAGACTGAATG GTTTGTTGAGGGTGACTTTGATACTTATGTATCTACAATTAGGAAGCCACATGTCTGGGGAGGTGAGCCTGAATTATTCATGGCGTCACATGTTCTTGA AATgccaatcacagtttatatgctgGATGAGGATGCTGGTGGTTTAATAGCAATAGCAGAGTATGGCCAAGAATATGGGAAGGACGATCCAATTTGTGTTCTTTATCATGGCTTTGGTCATTACGAAGCCCTACAAATTCCTGGACGAAAAGGTTCAAGATCTAGATTGTAG